Proteins encoded by one window of Nocardia goodfellowii:
- a CDS encoding ESX secretion-associated protein EspG, producing MGWIFTPDEFAHLWRETELDRHPYPLRILETPRTEDAAHKLRLELSERLPLGSDPDLTACLRILAAPHTRIVAIGGGHTPGTELRLLACVVYDRAVLAVQEPGTRPDFGGRVSISIGRSDKLGARIAALLPKAPAGREPSRTAPAEAVRDAEAVTPRPGATPIRRLLLKPHTAEGHIRIEARLDRPDPTPPIHYTWIDVRGDGRYLIKAGDTVHIVPASAEQLASQLQKRIPAQQR from the coding sequence TCGCCCACCTGTGGCGCGAAACCGAACTGGATCGTCACCCCTACCCTTTGCGCATCCTGGAAACCCCGCGCACCGAGGACGCGGCGCACAAGCTGCGGCTGGAACTGAGCGAGCGATTACCGCTCGGCAGCGACCCGGACCTGACCGCGTGCCTGCGCATCCTCGCCGCGCCGCATACCCGGATCGTGGCCATCGGCGGCGGCCATACCCCCGGCACCGAGCTGCGACTGCTCGCGTGCGTGGTCTACGACCGCGCGGTGCTCGCCGTGCAGGAACCCGGCACCCGGCCGGACTTCGGTGGGCGCGTGAGTATTTCGATCGGGCGCAGCGACAAGCTCGGGGCCCGGATCGCGGCCCTGCTGCCCAAAGCTCCGGCGGGCCGGGAACCCTCCCGCACCGCGCCGGCCGAAGCCGTGCGAGACGCCGAGGCCGTCACGCCCCGACCCGGCGCGACCCCGATCCGCAGACTGCTGCTCAAACCCCATACCGCCGAAGGACATATCCGCATCGAGGCCAGGCTGGACCGGCCCGATCCCACCCCGCCCATCCACTACACCTGGATCGATGTGCGCGGCGACGGGCGCTATCTGATCAAAGCCGGCGACACCGTGCACATCGTGCCCGCCTCGGCCGAACAGCTCGCGAGCCAACTGCAAAAACGCATTCCGGCCCAGCAGCGCTGA
- the proB gene encoding glutamate 5-kinase, producing MSPGGLSAARQAIASARSVVVKIGSSALTSLQGGLDTERLDRLADAVEARMRAGSDVVVVSSGAIGAGLAPLGLASRPRDLATKQAAASVGQLALAHAWGTSFARYGRTVGQVLLVADDFSRREHHRNAQRTLDRLRSLGAVAVVNENDTVATEEIRFGDNDRLAALVAHLVGADALVLLSDVEGLYDGDPRKSAANFIPEVRDSTDLDGVIAGSGGALGTGGMASKLSAARLAADAGVPVLLAAAAEADLALTAGTVGTAFAARPVRLSARKFWVRHAADSRGALVLDDGAVQAVAERRRSLLAAGITGIRGQFSGGDVVDLIAPDDRVVARGVVEYDSTELSTMLGRSTTDLPETMRRPVIHADDLVGI from the coding sequence GTGTCGCCCGGTGGACTCAGTGCGGCGCGGCAGGCGATCGCCTCGGCGCGCAGCGTCGTGGTGAAGATCGGTTCGTCGGCGCTGACCAGTCTGCAGGGCGGGCTGGACACCGAGCGCCTGGATCGGCTCGCGGACGCGGTGGAGGCACGCATGCGCGCGGGCTCCGACGTGGTCGTGGTGTCCTCCGGCGCCATCGGCGCGGGCCTCGCGCCGCTCGGATTGGCCAGCCGCCCAAGGGATCTCGCGACCAAGCAAGCCGCGGCCAGTGTCGGTCAGCTGGCATTGGCGCACGCCTGGGGCACCTCCTTCGCCCGCTACGGCCGTACGGTCGGTCAGGTTCTGCTCGTCGCCGACGATTTCTCCCGCCGGGAACATCACCGCAACGCCCAGCGCACTCTGGACCGCCTGCGCTCGCTCGGCGCGGTCGCGGTGGTGAACGAAAACGACACGGTCGCCACCGAAGAGATCCGTTTCGGCGACAATGACCGGCTGGCCGCTCTGGTCGCCCACCTGGTCGGCGCGGACGCCCTGGTACTGCTCTCCGATGTGGAAGGTCTCTACGACGGCGACCCTCGCAAGAGTGCGGCCAATTTCATTCCCGAGGTCCGCGACAGCACTGACCTCGACGGCGTAATCGCCGGTAGCGGTGGAGCTTTGGGCACCGGCGGTATGGCCTCGAAACTCTCCGCGGCGCGTTTGGCCGCCGACGCCGGTGTCCCGGTACTGCTGGCCGCGGCCGCCGAAGCGGATCTCGCCCTGACCGCGGGCACCGTCGGCACCGCCTTCGCCGCGCGCCCGGTTCGCCTGTCCGCCCGCAAATTCTGGGTTCGGCACGCCGCCGACAGCCGCGGCGCGCTGGTCCTGGACGACGGCGCGGTGCAGGCGGTAGCCGAACGCCGCCGCTCCCTGCTGGCAGCGGGCATCACCGGTATCCGCGGCCAATTCTCGGGCGGCGACGTCGTCGACCTCATCGCCCCCGACGACCGCGTCGTAGCCCGCGGCGTCGTCGAATACGACAGCACCGAACTGTCCACCATGCTCGGCCGCTCCACCACCGACCTCCCGGAAACCATGCGCCGCCCGGTAATTCACGCCGACGATCTCGTCGGTATCTGA
- the obgE gene encoding GTPase ObgE codes for MSKFIDRVVLHVSAGKGGHGCSSVRREKFMPLGGPDGGNGGNGGDVILEVDPNVHTLLDFHFHPHAKAGNGKPGEGSNRDGKRGEPLVLKVPDGTVVVGRDGEVLADLVGAGNQYIAARGGRGGLGNAALASKARKAPGFALLGEDGDEGDVILELKSLADVGLVGFPSAGKSSLVSVLSAAKPKIADYPFTTLVPNLGVVSSGDTTFVIADVPGLIPGASEGRGLGLDFLRHLERCAVLAHVVDCATLEPGRDPVSDVDALEAELAAYKSMLSADTGLGDLADRPRVVILNKTDVPDAKELAEMVTPEFTARGWPVFEISAVTHQGLRPLTFALAEMVRQYREAHPKAAPKRPVIRPIATDASGFSVIADPDEEGAFIVRGVQPERWVKQTQFDNDEAVGYLADRLARLGVEEALVKKGAQPGAPVTIGDVTFEWEPAISAGVDMVPTGRGTDLRLEQDERISAAERKHASRVRRGLVDEDGNEIKQDASKKR; via the coding sequence ATGTCCAAATTCATCGACCGTGTCGTACTTCATGTCAGTGCGGGCAAGGGCGGACACGGGTGTTCTTCCGTTCGCCGGGAGAAGTTCATGCCGCTCGGCGGTCCGGACGGTGGCAATGGCGGCAACGGCGGAGATGTGATCCTCGAGGTCGATCCCAACGTGCACACCCTGCTGGATTTCCACTTCCACCCGCACGCCAAGGCGGGCAACGGTAAACCCGGCGAGGGCAGCAACCGCGACGGCAAGCGTGGCGAACCGCTGGTGCTGAAGGTCCCCGACGGGACGGTCGTGGTGGGCCGCGACGGTGAAGTGCTCGCCGATCTGGTGGGTGCGGGCAATCAATACATCGCCGCTCGCGGCGGCCGGGGTGGTCTGGGCAACGCGGCGCTCGCCTCCAAGGCGCGCAAGGCTCCCGGTTTCGCGCTGCTCGGTGAGGACGGCGACGAGGGCGATGTGATCCTCGAGCTCAAGTCGCTCGCCGATGTCGGGCTGGTCGGCTTCCCGTCCGCGGGCAAGTCCTCGCTCGTCTCGGTGCTGTCGGCCGCCAAGCCGAAGATCGCCGATTATCCGTTCACCACGCTGGTGCCGAATCTGGGCGTGGTGTCCAGTGGTGACACCACCTTCGTCATTGCCGATGTGCCCGGTCTGATTCCGGGCGCCAGCGAGGGACGCGGGCTGGGGCTGGACTTCCTGCGCCATCTGGAGCGCTGCGCGGTGCTCGCGCACGTCGTCGACTGCGCGACGCTGGAACCGGGTCGCGATCCGGTCTCCGATGTCGACGCGCTGGAGGCCGAACTGGCGGCCTACAAGTCGATGCTGTCCGCCGACACCGGTCTCGGTGATCTGGCCGACCGGCCGCGGGTGGTCATCCTGAACAAGACCGACGTGCCCGATGCCAAGGAGCTGGCCGAGATGGTCACCCCCGAATTCACGGCTCGTGGCTGGCCGGTCTTCGAGATCTCCGCGGTGACCCATCAGGGCTTGCGGCCGTTGACCTTCGCGCTCGCCGAGATGGTGCGCCAGTACCGCGAAGCGCATCCGAAGGCGGCGCCGAAGCGTCCGGTCATCCGTCCGATCGCCACCGACGCGTCCGGATTCAGCGTCATCGCCGATCCGGACGAGGAAGGCGCCTTCATCGTGCGCGGCGTGCAGCCCGAGCGGTGGGTCAAGCAGACCCAGTTCGACAACGACGAGGCCGTGGGTTACCTGGCCGACCGGCTGGCCCGCCTCGGCGTCGAGGAAGCGCTGGTCAAGAAGGGTGCCCAGCCGGGCGCGCCGGTCACCATCGGCGATGTCACCTTCGAGTGGGAGCCGGCGATTTCCGCGGGTGTCGACATGGTGCCCACCGGTCGCGGCACCGACTTGCGCTTGGAGCAGGACGAGCGGATCAGTGCCGCCGAACGCAAGCACGCCTCGCGGGTGCGCCGCGGTCTGGTGGACGAGGACGGCAACGAGATCAAGCAGGACGCGAGCAAGAAGCGGTAG
- the rpmA gene encoding 50S ribosomal protein L27 — protein MAHKKGASSSRNGRDSNAQRLGVKRFGGQTVNAGEILVRQRGTHFHPGVNVGRGGDDTLFALAAGAVEFGTKRGRKTVNIVTPEPVQA, from the coding sequence ATGGCACACAAGAAGGGCGCGTCCAGCTCCCGGAACGGTCGCGATTCCAACGCCCAGCGCCTCGGCGTCAAGCGCTTCGGCGGCCAGACCGTCAACGCCGGCGAGATCCTGGTTCGCCAGCGCGGCACCCACTTCCACCCCGGCGTGAACGTCGGTCGTGGCGGTGACGACACCCTGTTCGCGCTCGCCGCGGGCGCGGTCGAGTTCGGCACCAAGCGTGGCCGCAAGACCGTCAACATCGTTACCCCGGAGCCGGTGCAGGCCTGA
- the rplU gene encoding 50S ribosomal protein L21 — translation MATYAIVKTGGKQYKVAVGDLVKVEKIEGKPGSAVALSPVLVVDGSDLTTDADKLAKVSVAAEVVEHTKGPKIRIHKFKNKTGYHKRQGHRQPLTVIKVTGIK, via the coding sequence ATGGCAACGTACGCGATCGTCAAGACCGGCGGAAAGCAGTACAAGGTCGCGGTCGGTGACCTGGTGAAGGTGGAGAAGATCGAGGGCAAGCCCGGCTCCGCCGTGGCGCTGTCGCCGGTCCTCGTCGTCGACGGATCCGATCTGACCACCGACGCCGACAAGCTGGCCAAGGTCTCTGTGGCCGCTGAGGTCGTCGAGCACACCAAGGGCCCGAAGATCCGCATCCACAAGTTCAAGAACAAGACCGGCTACCACAAGCGCCAGGGTCACCGTCAGCCGCTGACGGTCATCAAGGTCACCGGCATCAAGTAA
- a CDS encoding translation initiation factor IF-2 N-terminal domain-containing protein — protein MADQEPLETTSQDADQLPERIRVHALAKRLGVTSKRILAKLTELGSDARSAQSNVDRAVAESVRDALAEPETENPAPDTQVAAAAPEEPTPASQPGLLFSAPESQHGEPHPGSGSTEPAHQPSVQLFTHPVREEPHVAEPVVFEAAAAVAAPLFLPPDASAVEQVRKQRRSRRAEEKERRVEEPPVEADEVEDTSAEDESDSTDQSGDDDQPRRRRRGRRGRGRGRGEQHADNEGDEPGDDEHHAESAESTDAAETGDDDNDNDDDDSNGEGSTRRRRRRRRRKVGGEGGENEAVSEDDPPNTVVHEREPRNKSRGRATVDEVQGITGSTRLEAKRQRRRDGREAGRRRPPILTESEFLARREAVDRVMVVREKHFTGVGNSDHPITTQVAVLEDDILVEHFVTNTGSASMVGNVYLGRVQNVLPSMEAAFIDIGRGRNGVLYAGEVNWDLAGLGGKERKIEQALKPGDQVLVQVSKDPVGHKGARLTTQISLAGRFLVYVPGGTSTGISRKLPDTERKRLKEILRDIVPADAGVIIRTASEGVAEDELARDVERLQATWRTIEKAATDKSNGPKTLYEEPDLLVKVVRDLFNEDFSKLVIEGERSWKTVENYVRTVAPDMLDRVQRHENNGVDVFETYRIDEQLAKALDRKVWLPSGGTLVIDRTEAMTVVDVNTGKFTGAGGSNLEETVTRNNLEAAEEIVRQMRLRDIGGMIVVDFIDMVLESNRDLVLRRLTEALGRDRTRHQVSEVTSLGLVQMTRKKLGTGLVEAFSTTCEHCHGRGIVVHNYPVESGASSEDSASRKESGTRRRRGRDKTGVPATPSAAAPVEEEVESTEQIAVRRAHPVALAMAAHHGEHDEEAQSHETAPHSNEDAAAVVAVPEEDAADEVVRVGRGRRRARSDRAAKSAAPVERKADEPTLAEEIAADEPGPVDEVPEPVAKVTVADPVLAEPEPAEPEPAEPEPAASTEPESVAAESAAPADRPAADRAVANGVPEAPAERPARRRRVARSAAAPAADSTGAVFVLSSAEEPAAPVVDFAAEPVPTELLQRKPRRRAVGRPAGPPVED, from the coding sequence GTGGCCGATCAAGAGCCGCTGGAAACAACATCACAGGATGCCGATCAATTGCCGGAGCGAATCCGAGTTCATGCACTTGCCAAACGGCTGGGAGTGACGAGCAAACGCATCCTGGCCAAACTCACCGAGTTGGGTTCCGACGCGCGCAGTGCGCAGTCGAACGTCGACCGGGCGGTCGCGGAGTCCGTGCGCGACGCGCTGGCCGAACCCGAGACCGAGAACCCGGCTCCCGACACCCAGGTCGCGGCGGCGGCCCCCGAAGAGCCGACGCCCGCCTCGCAGCCGGGGCTGCTGTTCTCCGCGCCCGAATCGCAGCACGGCGAGCCACATCCGGGCAGTGGTTCCACCGAACCCGCCCACCAGCCTTCGGTGCAGCTGTTCACCCATCCCGTCCGGGAAGAACCGCACGTCGCCGAGCCGGTGGTGTTCGAGGCCGCGGCCGCGGTGGCCGCGCCGCTGTTCCTGCCGCCGGACGCTTCGGCGGTCGAGCAGGTGCGCAAGCAACGCCGGTCGCGTCGTGCCGAGGAAAAGGAACGCCGCGTCGAGGAGCCGCCGGTCGAGGCCGACGAGGTCGAGGACACCAGCGCCGAGGACGAGTCGGACAGCACCGACCAGTCCGGTGATGACGACCAGCCGCGCCGCCGTCGCCGGGGCCGCCGTGGCCGTGGCCGGGGCCGCGGTGAGCAGCACGCCGACAACGAGGGCGACGAGCCCGGCGACGACGAACACCACGCCGAGTCCGCCGAATCGACCGACGCCGCCGAGACCGGCGACGACGACAACGACAACGACGACGATGATTCGAACGGCGAGGGCTCGACCCGCCGCCGTCGGCGCCGTCGCCGCCGCAAGGTCGGTGGCGAAGGCGGCGAGAACGAAGCCGTGTCCGAGGACGATCCGCCGAACACCGTCGTGCACGAGCGTGAGCCGCGGAACAAGAGCCGCGGCCGCGCCACCGTCGACGAGGTGCAGGGCATCACCGGGTCCACCCGGCTCGAGGCCAAGCGTCAACGCCGCCGCGACGGCCGGGAAGCCGGTCGCCGGCGCCCGCCGATCCTGACCGAGTCGGAATTCCTGGCCCGCCGCGAAGCGGTGGACCGGGTGATGGTGGTGCGCGAGAAGCACTTCACCGGTGTCGGCAATTCCGACCATCCGATCACCACCCAGGTCGCCGTCCTCGAAGACGACATCCTGGTCGAGCACTTCGTCACCAACACCGGGTCCGCGTCGATGGTGGGCAATGTCTACCTCGGCAGGGTGCAGAACGTGCTGCCCTCCATGGAGGCGGCGTTCATCGACATCGGCCGCGGCCGCAACGGCGTTCTCTACGCCGGTGAGGTGAATTGGGATCTGGCGGGGCTCGGCGGCAAGGAACGCAAGATCGAGCAGGCGCTCAAGCCCGGCGATCAGGTGCTGGTGCAGGTGTCCAAGGATCCGGTGGGGCACAAGGGCGCTCGCCTGACCACCCAGATCAGTCTGGCCGGTCGCTTCCTGGTGTACGTGCCGGGCGGTACGTCGACCGGGATCAGCCGCAAGCTGCCCGACACCGAGCGCAAGCGGCTCAAGGAGATCCTGCGCGACATCGTGCCCGCCGATGCCGGCGTCATCATCCGCACCGCGTCCGAGGGTGTGGCCGAGGACGAGCTGGCCCGCGACGTGGAACGGCTGCAGGCCACCTGGCGCACCATCGAGAAGGCCGCCACCGACAAGAGCAACGGCCCCAAGACCCTGTACGAAGAGCCCGATCTCCTGGTCAAGGTCGTGCGTGACCTGTTCAACGAGGATTTCTCCAAGCTGGTCATCGAGGGCGAACGGTCCTGGAAGACGGTGGAGAACTACGTCCGCACCGTCGCCCCGGACATGCTCGACCGCGTGCAGCGGCACGAGAACAACGGTGTGGATGTCTTCGAGACGTACCGCATCGACGAGCAGCTGGCCAAGGCCCTGGATCGCAAGGTGTGGCTGCCCTCGGGCGGCACCCTGGTGATCGACCGCACCGAGGCGATGACCGTCGTCGATGTCAACACCGGCAAGTTCACCGGTGCGGGCGGCTCCAATCTGGAGGAGACGGTCACCCGCAACAATCTGGAGGCGGCCGAGGAGATCGTGCGCCAGATGCGGCTGCGCGATATCGGCGGCATGATCGTCGTCGACTTCATCGACATGGTGCTGGAATCCAATCGGGATCTGGTGCTGCGCCGGCTCACCGAGGCTTTGGGCCGGGATCGCACCCGGCACCAGGTGTCCGAGGTGACTTCGCTGGGCCTGGTCCAGATGACGCGGAAGAAGCTGGGCACCGGTCTGGTCGAGGCGTTCTCCACGACCTGTGAGCATTGCCATGGCCGCGGCATCGTGGTGCACAACTATCCGGTGGAGAGCGGGGCGTCGTCCGAGGACAGCGCGAGCCGCAAGGAATCGGGTACACGTCGCCGCCGGGGCCGGGACAAGACCGGGGTGCCTGCCACGCCGTCCGCCGCCGCGCCGGTGGAGGAAGAGGTCGAGTCGACCGAGCAGATCGCGGTCCGCCGGGCCCACCCCGTGGCGTTGGCCATGGCCGCGCATCACGGTGAGCACGACGAGGAGGCGCAGTCGCACGAGACCGCGCCGCACTCGAATGAGGACGCGGCGGCTGTCGTGGCCGTGCCCGAGGAAGACGCCGCCGACGAGGTGGTACGGGTCGGCCGCGGACGGCGTCGGGCGCGGTCCGACCGGGCCGCCAAGTCCGCCGCACCGGTCGAGCGGAAAGCCGACGAGCCGACGCTCGCCGAGGAGATCGCGGCAGACGAGCCGGGTCCGGTGGACGAAGTGCCCGAGCCGGTGGCGAAGGTGACTGTCGCCGATCCGGTCCTGGCCGAGCCGGAACCGGCCGAGCCGGAACCGGCCGAGCCGGAACCGGCCGCATCGACCGAGCCGGAATCAGTCGCGGCGGAATCGGCCGCCCCGGCCGACCGGCCCGCTGCCGATCGTGCGGTTGCCAATGGTGTGCCCGAGGCTCCGGCCGAACGTCCGGCCCGCAGGCGGCGAGTGGCCCGTTCGGCCGCCGCTCCGGCGGCCGACAGCACGGGCGCGGTGTTCGTGCTGTCCAGTGCCGAAGAGCCCGCCGCACCGGTGGTGGACTTCGCGGCCGAACCGGTCCCCACGGAGCTGCTGCAGCGCAAGCCGCGGCGGCGGGCGGTAGGACGCCCGGCGGGTCCGCCCGTCGAGGACTGA
- the ndk gene encoding nucleoside-diphosphate kinase, translating to MTEQTLVLIKPDGVSRGLTGEILARIERKGLKIVALEQKNVSDEVAKAHYAEHAEKPFFGSLIEFITSGPVVAAILEGPRAIAAFRQIAGGTDPVEKAVPGSIRGDFGLETQYNLVHGSDSPESAKREIALWFPEFPA from the coding sequence GTGACTGAACAGACGTTGGTACTCATCAAGCCGGACGGCGTTTCGCGCGGCTTGACCGGTGAGATACTCGCCCGTATCGAGCGCAAGGGCCTCAAGATCGTGGCGCTCGAGCAGAAGAACGTGTCCGACGAGGTAGCCAAGGCGCATTACGCCGAACACGCGGAGAAGCCGTTCTTCGGCTCGCTGATCGAGTTCATCACGTCCGGCCCGGTAGTCGCGGCCATCCTGGAGGGACCGCGCGCCATCGCCGCGTTCCGTCAGATCGCCGGCGGCACCGATCCCGTAGAGAAGGCCGTCCCCGGCAGCATCCGTGGTGACTTCGGCCTGGAGACCCAGTACAACCTGGTGCACGGTTCCGATTCCCCCGAGTCCGCCAAACGCGAGATCGCCCTGTGGTTCCCGGAGTTCCCGGCCTGA
- a CDS encoding DUF4233 domain-containing protein has protein sequence MAGTLILEAIVVLLALPVLGAVAGGVTWVSGTYCVALALLMILGAGLQRRSWALAFNLSLQVVVLLGVFFHPSIGVIGVLFSVVWGFIVILRNDVRRRMDAGLLPSQRTQR, from the coding sequence ATGGCGGGCACGCTGATCCTCGAAGCCATCGTGGTACTGCTGGCCCTGCCCGTGCTGGGGGCGGTAGCGGGCGGAGTGACCTGGGTGTCGGGCACCTACTGCGTGGCGCTGGCGCTGCTGATGATCCTCGGCGCGGGCCTGCAGCGCCGGTCCTGGGCGCTGGCGTTCAACCTGAGTTTGCAGGTAGTGGTTCTGCTGGGGGTGTTCTTCCACCCGTCCATCGGCGTCATCGGCGTGCTGTTCTCGGTGGTGTGGGGATTCATCGTCATCCTGCGCAACGACGTGCGCCGCCGCATGGACGCGGGTTTGCTGCCGAGCCAGCGCACCCAGCGATAG
- the folC gene encoding bifunctional tetrahydrofolate synthase/dihydrofolate synthase: MSAGPSPVDLAEMALVEAELDQRWPETKIEPSLTRIATLMDLLGSPQQSYPAIHVAGTNGKTSVTRMIDALLTALHRRTGRIVSPHLQLATERISIDNAPITPARYVETFRELQPYIEMIDKQSADAGGPKMSKFEVLTGMAFAAFAEAPVDVAVVETGLGGTWDATNVIDGQVAVITPIGLDHTDYLGPDLASIAGEKAGIIKRAPDDLLIPHDTVAVIAEQEPEAMEVLLRRAVEVDAAVAREGAEFRVLARQIAVGGQQLELQGLGGVYDEIFLPLHGEHQARNASLALAAVEAFFGAGKDRRLDIEAIRSGFASVASPGRMERMRSAPTIFIDAAHNPHGAKALAATLTAEFDFRKLVGVVAVLADKDAAGILEALEPVVDEIVVTTNGSPRALDVDSLANLAVQRFGDERVVTADTLPDALETAIALAEEASEAGEMVSGAGVVVTGSVVTAGAARSLFGKNPA; encoded by the coding sequence CTGAGCGCCGGCCCCTCACCGGTGGATCTGGCCGAAATGGCGTTGGTGGAGGCCGAACTCGACCAGCGCTGGCCGGAAACCAAGATCGAGCCGTCGCTCACCCGCATCGCCACCCTGATGGACCTGCTCGGCTCGCCGCAGCAGAGCTATCCGGCCATCCACGTCGCGGGCACCAACGGCAAGACCTCGGTCACCCGGATGATCGACGCCCTGCTCACCGCGCTGCACCGGCGCACCGGCCGCATCGTCAGCCCGCATCTGCAACTGGCGACCGAGCGGATCAGCATCGACAACGCGCCGATCACCCCCGCCCGCTACGTCGAGACCTTCCGCGAACTCCAGCCCTACATCGAGATGATCGACAAGCAGTCCGCGGATGCGGGCGGCCCGAAGATGAGCAAGTTCGAGGTGCTCACCGGCATGGCGTTCGCCGCCTTCGCCGAGGCGCCCGTCGACGTCGCCGTGGTGGAAACGGGGTTGGGCGGCACCTGGGACGCCACCAATGTGATCGACGGCCAGGTCGCCGTGATCACCCCGATCGGGCTGGACCACACCGACTACCTCGGCCCCGACCTCGCCAGTATCGCCGGGGAGAAGGCGGGCATCATCAAGCGCGCGCCGGACGACCTGCTGATCCCGCACGACACCGTCGCGGTGATCGCCGAGCAGGAACCGGAGGCGATGGAGGTGCTGCTGCGCCGCGCCGTCGAGGTCGACGCGGCGGTCGCCCGCGAGGGCGCGGAATTCCGGGTGCTGGCCCGTCAGATCGCCGTCGGCGGACAGCAACTCGAACTGCAGGGCCTCGGCGGTGTCTACGACGAGATCTTCCTGCCGCTGCACGGTGAGCATCAAGCGCGCAACGCGTCGCTCGCGCTCGCCGCGGTGGAAGCGTTCTTCGGCGCGGGCAAGGATCGTCGGCTCGACATCGAGGCGATCCGATCCGGATTCGCGAGTGTCGCCAGCCCCGGCCGGATGGAGCGCATGCGCAGCGCGCCGACCATCTTCATCGATGCCGCGCACAACCCGCACGGCGCGAAGGCGCTCGCCGCCACGCTCACCGCGGAGTTCGACTTCCGCAAGCTGGTCGGCGTCGTCGCCGTGCTCGCCGACAAGGACGCCGCCGGCATCCTGGAAGCGCTGGAACCGGTGGTCGACGAAATCGTCGTCACCACCAACGGGTCGCCGCGCGCCCTCGATGTCGACAGTCTCGCCAACCTCGCGGTGCAGCGTTTCGGTGATGAACGCGTCGTCACCGCCGACACCCTGCCCGACGCGCTCGAGACCGCCATCGCGCTGGCCGAGGAAGCGAGCGAAGCGGGGGAGATGGTGTCCGGCGCGGGGGTCGTGGTGACCGGTTCGGTGGTCACGGCGGGCGCGGCCCGCTCCCTGTTCGGAAAGAATCCAGCGTAA